Below is a genomic region from Citrobacter telavivensis.
GATTAAACAAACTCACTATGCCGCTACAAACAGCCCAAAACCGTCACTTGATAACGTGTTATTTAGATAAATTAATGCTCAGGGCTTTTAGCCAAACTGTCACTTGATGTAAGAATCCAGAACCTTCAGCACAACGTCCAGGTCTTCTTCTCGTTTCTGTTCTTCACTTTCATGAACAATATGTTCAGTCAAATGTCCTTTAATCACTTCACGCAATAAACCATTCACGGCACCACGTATGGCGGCTATTTGTTGCAGTACAGCGGCACATTCGTGAGGTTCATCAAGCATTTTTTTCAGCGCAGCAACCTGCCCCTGGATCTTGCTTGTACGTGCTTTCAGTTTTTGTTTATCGCGGATGGTATGTGACATGTGGGCTCTCACTCTCCTGGATATTTTATGTAACTATACCAGCGTTATTCTACTGGGGGGTAGTATATTTTACTGGGGGGGAGTAGAATCCGGCCTACACTTAATAACCAAGAATGATTCTCATGAACGAATTTACGACACTTCTTCAGCAAGGCAACGCATGGTTTTTCATCCCCAGCGCCATTCTGCTTGGCGCGCTTCATGGACTGGAGCCCGGGCACTCCAAAACAATGATGGCAGCATTCATCATTGCTATAAAAGGCACCGTACGTCAGGCCGTGATGCTGGGTGTCGCGGCAACATTGTCGCACACTGCAGTCGTATGGCTGATTGCTTTTGGAGGGATGTATATCAGTAATAAATTTACCGCAGAATCAGCCGAACCCTGGCTACAGATGGTCTCTTCAGTGATCATCCTTGGTACGGCTTTTTGGATGTTCTGGCGAACCTGGAGCGGTGAGAAAAACTGGCTGGAGGGAATGCAGGAGAATGAACATCATCACCATGACGAAACAAGGTTGATCGATACTGGCCATGGAAAAGTTGAACTGTCCATTTTTGAAGAAGGACAACTTCCCCACTGGCGGCTACGCACTCTTAGTGGCCAAAGATGGGCTTCTGAAGATATCTCATTAACCACACTTCGGGAAAACAGTACGATCTCTCAGACTTTTGAATTTGTTGATCATGGTGATTATCTGGAGTCAACATCTCCCATCCCTGAGCCTCACAGTTTCAACGTACGTCTGTCTCTGGGACATCGTGGTCATGTCCATGACTATGATGTGGCGTTCGCTGAACACGACCATGACCATGACCACTCTGAGCTTGATGGGCTGGATGTGAATTCGAAAGAGTATCAGGACGCTCACGAACTGGCTCATGCCAATGACATAAAACGCCGCTTCGACGGGAAAGAAGTAACCAACGGGCAAATCCTGATATTTGGACTGACAGGAGGGCTTATCCCTTGCCCGGCAGCTATAACTGTATTGTTGATCTGCCTTCAGCTTAAAGCGCTTACGCTGGGTGCCACACTGGTTGTTTGTTTCAGTATCGGCCTGGCATTGACCCTCGTAACGGTTGGAGTGGGTGCGGCGATCAGCGTTCGTCAGGTCGCCAAACGCTGGAGTGGCTTCAATACCATCGCCAGAAGAGCCCCCTATATTTCAAGCGCCCTGATTGCTGCTGTTGGGATTTACATGGGTATACATGGCTGGAATGGGCTGGTGCATTAACACCGGTACTGATGACACACACTCTGGGTACTTACAAAGTACATCCTAAGCGCCACCGTTGAGGTTATGAGCAGAAAAACCCGGAATATAAAGCTGCTCTTTCCGGGACTTGTTGCTGAGGCAGGGATTAAGTAACTGATTAAATCCATTCCCATAAGACTCAATGATAAATGAAAGAATAAAAAAAACGCTCCCGGACGGGAGCGTAAGCCAGTGACTTCGGCGTCAAATGAGGGTCTAACAAGTGGAGCTGCGGGTTAATTCTGGGTGATCTGGCTGCGATGCTTTTCAGCCTGCTGCTGATGAATAACGGAAGACTGACCATTATTCGCCTTCTCGTGCACAACAGCGGCTTTTTCATGCTCGTTCATTTCTGAAAATGACGTTGCTGATTCGTTGGTGGCCCCTGGTTTGCCTTTCATCATTTTTTTATGCATCTCCGCCATGTCCTGGTGGGCAGAAGCGTTGCCGTTTTGCATCATTTCATGGGACATTGCAGCCTGATCGTGTCCGCTCATATCCATCATTGTCATACTGTCTCCCTGAACAGCGCTTTTTTCAGAGGTTGACTGCATCTGATGGGCGGGTGCCTGGGCATTATTTACCTGGTCATGCATGTTCATTGTCTCTGCAGCCATGGCGGATGAAGCGACAGCCATAATGGCAACAAATGATACAAGGATCTTTTTCATGGTTGGGTCTCCGGTGTTTTCATACCCAAACAATCAACGGCTTATAACAGAGAAAGCATTTGATCTCAGGGCGGGTTATTCATCACTCCAGGAACCAGGCGATTGCGTTATCACTCTGCTCCTGATTTATGTATGATTATAAAAAACCGCCTCTGTTTATCGCGTGACTGAATGATGACAATTTTGTCACCTTCCAGGTTTCTCCTGAAGAACGGGATTAATCCATTAACAGGCGCACACTGAACACAATTTCCCGCCCCTGCTGTTCTGCTGACAGCTCGCCGCCATGAGCATGAATGATCGACCTTGTAATTGATAATCCCAGCCCCGCGCCTTCCGTGTTGTGGACCCTTGATGAATCAGCTCGATAGAACCGATCAAACAAACGTTCCAGATTAGCGGGAACCTGGCCGGACATCGTATTCGTAATCATCACGTTCACACAGTCACTGTCACGCTCAAGGTGTATCGCTGTACAGGTGTTATCGGGAGAATACTTGATTGCATTGGAAAGCAGGTTACTGAAAGCACGTCGCAGCATATCGCTGTCTCCGGCAACAACGCCCTCTCCTTCAACGGTGATTGTCTTTCCTGTTTCGTCTGCCAGAGGCTCGAACAGCTCACGTAATTCATTCAGTTCGGCGGCCAGATCCACATCATGTTTATCCAGCTGCAGCAGACCATGCTCTGAACGTGCCAGAAAAAGCATATCACTGGTCATTCGTGACAACCTTTTCAGTTCTTCCAGGTAAGCGAATAAGATTTCGCGGTAATGCGAAACATCCCTTTCCTTAGCCAGTGCAAACTGCGTCTGCATCATCAGATTACTGACCGGTGTGCGCAGCTCATGCGCGATGTCAGACGAGAAATCTGACAGTTTCCGGAATGACCCCTCCAGGCGATCGAACATGTTATTGAACTCCTGCATGGTCTCAGAAATTTCCGGCGGAGCCAAATCGGGATTAAGACGCTGATCCAGGCTGTGTACGGTCATGGAGGAAGCCAGACTGGTCATTTCCCGTAGCGGTTTCAGACCAATACGTGTGGTCAGCCAGCCCAGAAAAACAGAAATAAAGACCAGACCGATATTGAACCAGAACAGCCAGGTACTGAGCTTATCCATAAACAGGGTGTGATACCCAGTATCCGTGGCAACCGTAATGATGACATGTTTGCTTTTACCCTGTTCCGGCGTCACGGCAACCCGCCGCGAGATACTGCGGTACACGGTGTTATTTTCTTCCGTCTGGATCATATAGTCGAGAATATCACCCGACTTATTAAGCAGGACCGCTGGAACAACAGAATTTTTGGCATAGAGTTCAACAATTTTTTCATTTTCCATGTTTTTTATAGAAATGAATAAACCATTGTGCCCTACCATCGCATCGTTTATTTTTTCTGATAATGACTTAATATCCGTTTTGTTCCGGAACGTCTCTGTTTTAAGAAACTCTTCGGTGAGCTGAAGTTTACCTGTCAGAAAATCGCGGTCCTGATTATCGAAATAGCCATTAAGGGTGCTAATCAGGATAAAACTTGATAACCACCATACCGTAAGCATCACCGCGGCTTTGTTGAATAAATCGAACTTTTGCTGAGTTGAAGGATCAGATCACGCATCTTCCCGACAACGCAGACCGTTCCGTGGCAAAGCAAAAGTTCAAAATCACCAACTGGCCCACCTACAATAAAGCCCTCATCAACCGTGGCTCCATAACTTTCTGGCTGGATGATGAAGCTATTCAGGCCTGGTATGAGTCGGCAGCGCCTTCTTCACGAGGCAGACCTCAGCGCTATTCTGACCTTGCCATCACGACTGTGCTGGTCATTAAACGCGTATTCAGGCTGACCCTGCGCGCTGCGCAGGGCTTTATTGATTCCATTTTTTCTCTGATGAACGTTCCGCTACGCTGCCCGGATTACAGCTGTGTCAGCAGGCGGGCAAAGTCGGTTAATGTCAGTTTCAAAACGCCCACCCGGGGTGAAATCGCACACCTGGTAATTGATTCCACCGGGCTGAAGGTCTTCGGTGAAGGCGAGTGGAAAGTCAAAAAGCATGGCCAGGAACGCCGCCGTATCTGGCGTAAGCTGCATCTCGCCGTTGACAGTAAAACACATGAAATCATCTGCGCTGACCTGTCGCTGAACAACGTTACGGACTCAGAGGCCTTCCCCGGGTTAATCCGGCAAACCCACCGGAAAATCAGGTCAGCCGCCGCCGATGGCGCTTACGATACCCGGCTATGTCACGATGAACTGCGGCATAAGAAAATCAGCGCGCTTATCCCTCCCCGAAAAGGTGCGGGTTACTGGCCCGGTGAATATGCAGACCGTAACCGTGCAGTGGCTAATCAGCGAATGACCGGGAGTAATGCGCGGTGGAAATGGACAACAGATTACAACCGTCGCTCGATAGCGGAAACGGCGATGTACCGGGTAAAACAGCTGTTCGGGGGTTCACTGACGCTGCGTGACTACGATGGTCAGGTTGCGGAGGCTATGGCCCTGGTACGAGCGCTGAACAAAATGACGAAAGCAGGTATGCCTGAAAGCGTGCGTATTGCCTGAAAACACAACCCGCTACGGGGGAGACTTACCCGAAATCTGATTTATTCAACAAAGCCTCGTTAAGGTTAACCTAAGATTTCAGAATGATAATCTCTGCTTTGCAGCGAATAAGGCAATCATAATATTAGATTGAATTGTTGTAATTATCATCAATGTTTTTACTGGTTTACTATTTTCCGGAGGTGTTAATGCCTGTACTTTTCAGGGTGAAAGTTATTCCGCTGGTTTTACTTCTGGCAATGATCTTTGCGTTTTTACTTAACTGGCCAATATTGCTGCATTTTTACGAGATTTTGTCGCATTTAGAGCATGTCAAAATTGGTTTTGTCATTTCTATTCCCTTTGTTCTGGTTGCGGCGCTTAACGTTGTTTTTATGCCTTTCTCAGTTCGTTTTCTGCTGAAACCTTTCTTTGCTTTACTGTTTATCACTGGCTCACTGGTCAGTTATTCGACACTAAAATATAAAGTAATGTTTGATCAAACGATGATTCAAAACATTATTGAAACTAACCCCCAGGAAGCGCATTCCTATCTTAATGGCTCAATTATTATATGGTTCGTCTTTACCGGTATCCTTCCTGCCATCCTCCTTTTTTCAATAAAAATTCAATATCCTGAAAAATGGTATAAAGGCATTGCTTACCGTTTGCTCTCCGTGCTGGCATCGTTGAGTTTGATTGCAGGTGTTGCCGCACTTTATTATCAGGATTATGCCTCTGTCGGCCGCAATAACTCGACATTGAATAAAGAGATCATCCCGGCGAACTACGCTTACAGCACTTTCCAGTATGTTAAGGATACGTACTTTACGACTAAAGTGCCTTTCCAGACGCTGGGGAATGATGCTAAACGCGTCGTCGCTCACGAAAAACCCACGCTGATGTTCCTGGTGATTGGCGAAACGGCACGCAGCCAGAATTTCTCGATGAACGGTTATTCGCGTGATACCAATGCCTTTACCAGCAAATCCGGCGGCGTTATTTCGTTTAAAAATATGCATTCCTGCGGTACCGCTACCGCAATATCCGTTCCGTGCATGTTCTCGAATATGAATCGCACCGAGTACGACAGTAAAAAAGCATCTAACAGTGAAAATTTCCTCGACATCGTGCAGAAAACCGGTGTCTCGCTGTTATGGAAAGAGAACGATGGCGGTTGTAAAGGCGTATGTAGCCGCATCCCGACTGTCGAAATTAAGCCTAGTGATAACCCGAAACTGTGCGATGGCAAAACGTGCCATGACGAGGTGATGCTGGAAAACCTTGATGATGAAATCGCCAAAATGCCAGGTGATAAGCTTGTCGCCTTCCATATCATTGGCAGCCATGGACCGACTTATTACCTGCGTTATCCGGCTGAGCATCGCCACTTCATGCCCGAATGTGCACGTAGCGATATCGAAAACTGTACTCAGGAACAATTGGTCAACACCTACGACAACACCCTTCGTTATACAGACTATGTATTAGCTGAGATGATTGAAAAGCTAAAAAATTACAGCGATCAGTACAACACCGTGCTGCTTTATGTGTCCGATCATGGTGAATCATTGGGCGAAAGCGGGCTATATCTGCACGGCACGCCGTACAAACTGGCACCGGATCAGCAGACGCATATTCCGATGCAGGTCTGGATGTCACCGGGCTTTATCGCCGGGAAACACATCAACATGTCTTGCCTTGAAAATAATGCGGCGAAAAAATCATATTCCCACGACAACCTGTTCTCATCGATTTTGGGGCTGTGGGACGTAAGCACCAGCGTCTATAATCCTGACCGCGATTTGTTCCGCGAATGCCGTGGCTAATCGATTGTTAGTATAACAAAAAGCCTTACGGCAACCTGGTTGCCGTAAGCTGCAAGAATGCAATAAGGCTTATAATATGAAACAACTTACTTTCAACGACCTACGCAAGCAAAGCGCACAAGCCGCAAATTCCCCCCGCTTACGTGCCCATCATAATTTCCACCCTGAATTGAGCGACCCGGTGCAGCGTCTGGCTATTGCTATGGAACCGGGAACTTATGTTCGCCCTCATCGCCACCCGCATACTTTTGAACTGCTGACATCCCTTACCGGTCGCTTTTTGGTATTGAACTTTGATGACCTGGGTAACCTGACCCAGCGCGTCGTGTTAGGTGAGGACTGTAAAGTGCTGGAGATGGATGCAGGCACCTGGCATACCGTATTGTCACTGGATGAAGGCGGCGTTATTTTTGAGGTAAAACACGGTAGGTACCAGCCTGTTGCTGATCAAGATGCCGCCCCATGGGCCCCCGCCGAAAACGAGCCGGGAACTGCAGAGCTGATGAAATGGTACACACAGGCGCAAGTAGGTGATGGCGGATATCCGCGGTAATTAATGCGTTGCACGGAGTGCCATTCTCTCCTTCGCGCCAACTTCAAAGGCTAAGACGCTTCCTCCCAAATCACCTACTCGTAAACCTGTGGCAAGAGTAGAAAATCATCTTATGCAAATAACAGGCAATATCCTTACCGAGGTCGGGATGCAGGCAAAACACCAGCAGAACGCAAAGTATCTCCAGTAAGAGTACAATTTTCATCTACATTTTATCGCGCAGATTGCAGTGGCAGGACAATGCTGACCAGTACGCCTGAGGTAAACTGGCTGGCAGGGGCTAAAGTAACTTTCCCACCCAGCCGCGTGACGCATGCTTTGACTATCGCTAAGCCCAACCCAGAGCCGGGTTGGGTCACGCCTTCAGGGCGATAAAATGCATCGAACACGCGCATCCTTTCTTCTGCGGCAATACCGGGACCGTTATCTTCAACTTTAATGATCGCTTCGTGCTGCGATACCATCACGCTGAGATCAATTTGTCCGTGTTCCGGTATATAGCGGATTGCGTTTTCTACCAGATTTTTCACGATAATAGTGAGTGTGTATTTATCGGTGTAAACCAGCTGACTCGCACTGGCAGTTTCCAGTACGCCAATATCAATACTTTTTTCCAGAGCAAGTGGATGCAGGGATTCAATCACCTCCCTGAATAACTGTGTAATGAGCAGAGGCTGATTATTTCCTTGCCGCGTATTTTGCTGTTCGCGGGCAAGCAGAAGCAGCTGTTCTAACAAGTTTTTGGTTCGGCTTAACCCTTGTTGCAGGCTGTTCAGCCGGAATTGCGCTTCGGGCGACATTTCGCTCGCCGACAGCCGCTCCGCCTGTAGCGACAATGCCGTTAGCGGGGTACGTAACTCATGGGCCGCATCGGCGATAAAACGTGACTGTGTCTGCATGGCATCGTTAACTTTGTGCAACAATTTATTGATACCACCCACAAATGGACGAATTTCATCAGGAATGGCATCTTCAGGGAACGGCGTCAAATTGCGTTCATCTCGCTGATGCACCTCATCGGCAAGGAGTGAAACGGGGCGAAAGGCTTTCCGGATCAGATCAGTCGCAACCAGCAACAGTATCGGCAACAGCAGACTGAGCGGGATCAACGTGCGCAGTGCGCTTTCAAATGAGATTTCGTCGCGTACGTCAAGCTGCTGACCAATGGCGACCAATTGGGTGGGTGAAAGTCGATGCACCAATACACGATACGATTCTCCGCCGGAAATTACGTTCTGAAAACCTTCATGCATGGGCGTTTCCAGCTGAAAAGTGGGGTCGCGGGCCTGCAGGGAATTACCGTTTTCCGATATGAATTCCACCACCACTCGGGAATCATTATCACCATCCAGTTGCTTAACAAGAGTCTGCGAGTCAGGGTTGTCATATATCACACTGGCGATTTGGGTCAGGGTGCCATCCTGTAGTTCATGGGCTTCGTCGAGTGCAAAATAGAAGGTAAGACCACAGGAAATAACTGCGGTAAATAAAATGGCGACGCTCAGGGCTACCGAGAGCTGTAGCTTCAGAGAGTTTTTCACTCGCTTTTGGAAACCAGCCAT
It encodes:
- the rcnR gene encoding Ni(II)/Co(II)-binding transcriptional repressor RcnR; this translates as MSHTIRDKQKLKARTSKIQGQVAALKKMLDEPHECAAVLQQIAAIRGAVNGLLREVIKGHLTEHIVHESEEQKREEDLDVVLKVLDSYIK
- the rcnA gene encoding nickel/cobalt efflux transporter RcnA — protein: MNEFTTLLQQGNAWFFIPSAILLGALHGLEPGHSKTMMAAFIIAIKGTVRQAVMLGVAATLSHTAVVWLIAFGGMYISNKFTAESAEPWLQMVSSVIILGTAFWMFWRTWSGEKNWLEGMQENEHHHHDETRLIDTGHGKVELSIFEEGQLPHWRLRTLSGQRWASEDISLTTLRENSTISQTFEFVDHGDYLESTSPIPEPHSFNVRLSLGHRGHVHDYDVAFAEHDHDHDHSELDGLDVNSKEYQDAHELAHANDIKRRFDGKEVTNGQILIFGLTGGLIPCPAAITVLLICLQLKALTLGATLVVCFSIGLALTLVTVGVGAAISVRQVAKRWSGFNTIARRAPYISSALIAAVGIYMGIHGWNGLVH
- a CDS encoding copper-binding protein, yielding MKKILVSFVAIMAVASSAMAAETMNMHDQVNNAQAPAHQMQSTSEKSAVQGDSMTMMDMSGHDQAAMSHEMMQNGNASAHQDMAEMHKKMMKGKPGATNESATSFSEMNEHEKAAVVHEKANNGQSSVIHQQQAEKHRSQITQN
- the pcoS gene encoding copper resistance membrane spanning protein PcoS, which gives rise to MLTVWWLSSFILISTLNGYFDNQDRDFLTGKLQLTEEFLKTETFRNKTDIKSLSEKINDAMVGHNGLFISIKNMENEKIVELYAKNSVVPAVLLNKSGDILDYMIQTEENNTVYRSISRRVAVTPEQGKSKHVIITVATDTGYHTLFMDKLSTWLFWFNIGLVFISVFLGWLTTRIGLKPLREMTSLASSMTVHSLDQRLNPDLAPPEISETMQEFNNMFDRLEGSFRKLSDFSSDIAHELRTPVSNLMMQTQFALAKERDVSHYREILFAYLEELKRLSRMTSDMLFLARSEHGLLQLDKHDVDLAAELNELRELFEPLADETGKTITVEGEGVVAGDSDMLRRAFSNLLSNAIKYSPDNTCTAIHLERDSDCVNVMITNTMSGQVPANLERLFDRFYRADSSRVHNTEGAGLGLSITRSIIHAHGGELSAEQQGREIVFSVRLLMD
- a CDS encoding IS5 family transposase, translating into MAKQKFKITNWPTYNKALINRGSITFWLDDEAIQAWYESAAPSSRGRPQRYSDLAITTVLVIKRVFRLTLRAAQGFIDSIFSLMNVPLRCPDYSCVSRRAKSVNVSFKTPTRGEIAHLVIDSTGLKVFGEGEWKVKKHGQERRRIWRKLHLAVDSKTHEIICADLSLNNVTDSEAFPGLIRQTHRKIRSAAADGAYDTRLCHDELRHKKISALIPPRKGAGYWPGEYADRNRAVANQRMTGSNARWKWTTDYNRRSIAETAMYRVKQLFGGSLTLRDYDGQVAEAMALVRALNKMTKAGMPESVRIA
- a CDS encoding phosphoethanolamine--lipid A transferase MCR-9.1, whose product is MPVLFRVKVIPLVLLLAMIFAFLLNWPILLHFYEILSHLEHVKIGFVISIPFVLVAALNVVFMPFSVRFLLKPFFALLFITGSLVSYSTLKYKVMFDQTMIQNIIETNPQEAHSYLNGSIIIWFVFTGILPAILLFSIKIQYPEKWYKGIAYRLLSVLASLSLIAGVAALYYQDYASVGRNNSTLNKEIIPANYAYSTFQYVKDTYFTTKVPFQTLGNDAKRVVAHEKPTLMFLVIGETARSQNFSMNGYSRDTNAFTSKSGGVISFKNMHSCGTATAISVPCMFSNMNRTEYDSKKASNSENFLDIVQKTGVSLLWKENDGGCKGVCSRIPTVEIKPSDNPKLCDGKTCHDEVMLENLDDEIAKMPGDKLVAFHIIGSHGPTYYLRYPAEHRHFMPECARSDIENCTQEQLVNTYDNTLRYTDYVLAEMIEKLKNYSDQYNTVLLYVSDHGESLGESGLYLHGTPYKLAPDQQTHIPMQVWMSPGFIAGKHINMSCLENNAAKKSYSHDNLFSSILGLWDVSTSVYNPDRDLFRECRG
- a CDS encoding cupin fold metalloprotein, WbuC family: MKQLTFNDLRKQSAQAANSPRLRAHHNFHPELSDPVQRLAIAMEPGTYVRPHRHPHTFELLTSLTGRFLVLNFDDLGNLTQRVVLGEDCKVLEMDAGTWHTVLSLDEGGVIFEVKHGRYQPVADQDAAPWAPAENEPGTAELMKWYTQAQVGDGGYPR
- a CDS encoding sensor histidine kinase, which translates into the protein MAGFQKRVKNSLKLQLSVALSVAILFTAVISCGLTFYFALDEAHELQDGTLTQIASVIYDNPDSQTLVKQLDGDNDSRVVVEFISENGNSLQARDPTFQLETPMHEGFQNVISGGESYRVLVHRLSPTQLVAIGQQLDVRDEISFESALRTLIPLSLLLPILLLVATDLIRKAFRPVSLLADEVHQRDERNLTPFPEDAIPDEIRPFVGGINKLLHKVNDAMQTQSRFIADAAHELRTPLTALSLQAERLSASEMSPEAQFRLNSLQQGLSRTKNLLEQLLLLAREQQNTRQGNNQPLLITQLFREVIESLHPLALEKSIDIGVLETASASQLVYTDKYTLTIIVKNLVENAIRYIPEHGQIDLSVMVSQHEAIIKVEDNGPGIAAEERMRVFDAFYRPEGVTQPGSGLGLAIVKACVTRLGGKVTLAPASQFTSGVLVSIVLPLQSAR